CCGTGCCCGCGAGGCCGTAGAGGCCGTACTCCCAGCCCGCCGCGAAGAGCGCCACGCAGAAGATCGCGCCCGCCGCCGCGCTGGGCAGGAAGGTGACCTGCGCCTGGCCGCGCAGGACGTGGGCGGCGAAGGACAGCGCCCTGGAGAGCGGGCCCGAGGGCGGCCCCGTGGTCCCAAAAGGCAGGCTTCCGGCATCCGTTGAGTGCCGCACGGCTCACTCCCGTGTTACGTCCATGTTTCGCCCGGCAAGACGGATGCACCTTACATCTACCTGGGCGGGCGTGGCGATACCGAGGTGCGCACGCCCGCTCCGAAGTGAACGTCGGGCAGGGCGAACCCCGTTGTCAGGCCGTCGGCGCCGCGACCTGCGCGTACTGGAGCGCGAGGCCGTCGAGGAGTGCGCGAAGGCCCGTCTCGAACGCCCGCTCGTCGATCTTCTGCTGGCGCTCGGCCAGCAGGTGGGCCTGGCCCAGGTGCGGATAGTCGGCCGGGTCGTACGCGGTCTCGTCGTCCACGAAGCCGCCGGCGAAGGACCCGAGCGCCGAACCCATGATGAAGTACCGCATCAGCGCGCCGATCGACGTGGCCTGCCCGGCGGGCCAGCCCGCGTCGACCATCGCCCCGAACACCGCGTCCGCGAGCCGCAGTCCGGCCGGGCGGCGGCCGGGACCGCCGGCGAGCACCGGAACGATGTTGGGGTGCAGGGTGAGCGCCGCGCGGTACGACACGGCCCAGTCGTGCAGCGCCGTCCGCCAGTCCCGCTCGTCGGCGGCCTCGAACATCGACAGGTCGACCTGGGCGCTCACGGAGTCCGCGACCGCCTCCAGGATCTCGTCCTTCGTGCGGAAGTGGTTGTAGAGCGAGGGCCCGCTGACGCCGAGCTCGGCGGCGAGGCGGCGCGTCGAGACGGCGGCGAGGCCCTCGGCGTCCACGAGCGCGCGCGCCGTCTCGACGATGCGTTCTCTGCTGAGGAGGGGCTTGCGCGGTCGGGCCATGCGGCACATAGTAGGGCTGCCGCCGGAAACTAGCAGTGCTAATTTAAATGTGGACCCACACGTCGATCCGAAGAGGTGCCCCGCGATGAACCTGGAGCTCAGCGAGGAGCAGTCCGCCGTCCGGCAACTGGCCAAGGACTTCGTGGCCCGCGAGATCGCGCCCCACGTCATCGAATGGGACCGTGCCGAGAGCGTGGACCGGTCGATCGTGAAGAAGCTCGGCGAGGTCGGCTTCCTCGGGCTCACCGTCGGCGAGGAGTACGGCGGGTCGGGCGGCGACCACCTCGCGTACTGCCTGGTGACCGAGGAGCTGGGGCGCGGCGACTCTTCCGTGCGCGGCATCGTGTCGGTCTCGCTGGGGCTCGTGGCCAAGACCATCGCGTCCTGGGGGAACGAGGAGCAGAAGCGGCAGTGGCTGCCCGGGCTCACCTCCGGTGAGCTCGTCGGCTGCTTCGGGCTCACCGAGCCGGGCACCGGGTCCGACGCGGGGAACCTCGCGACGAAGGCCGTGCGCGAGGGCGGCGACTTCGTCATCAACGGCTCCAAGACGTTCATCACGAACGGCACCTGGGCCGACGTCGTGCTGCTCTTCGCACGGACGAACGATGCCCCCGGACACAAGGGCGTCTCCGCCTTCCTCGTGCCGACCGACACCCCCGGCCTGACCCGCCGCACCATCCACGGCAAGCTCGGCCTGCGCGGTCAGGCCACCGCCGAGCTGGTCCTCCAGGACGTCCGCGTCCCGGCGTCGGCCATGATGGCGCCCGAGGGCAAGGGCTTCTCCGTCGCCATGTCGGCGCTCGCCAAGGGGCGGATGTCGGTCGCCGCCGGGTGCGTGGGCATCGCCCAGGCCGCCCTCGACGCGGCCGTGACGTACGCGACGGAGCGCGAGCAGTTCGGCAAGGCCATCGCGGGACACCAGCTCGTCCAGGAGCTGATCAGTGACATCGCGGTGGACGTGGACGCGGCGCGCCTGCTGACCTGGCGGGTCGCCGACCTCATCGACCGCGGGCAGCCCTTCACCACCGAGTCGTCCAAGGCCAAGCTGTTCGCCTCGGAGGCCGCGGTGCGCGCCGCCAACAACGCGCTCCAGGTCTTCGGCGGCTACGGCTACATCGACGAGTACCCCGCGGGCAAGCTGCTGCGCGACGCGCGCGTGATGACGCTCTACGAAGGCACGAGCCAGATCCAGAAGCTGGTCATCGGGCGGGCTCTGACCGGGGTCTCGGCGTTCTGAGGTGACGGTGTGCACGAGCTGGGACGGTGCGCACGAGCTGAGTACGTGAGCTGAGTACGGGAGCGGATGTGACCGGGCCGCTCCCGGGCGAGGCTCTGATCATGAGTGAGACACCGGTCAAGCAGCAGAGCACCACCGCCTACTACGGCCAGGCGGTCGCGTCGTTCGCCGTGGCGCTCGGCGCGACGGCGGTCGGCATCTACAGCCTCGACGTCAGCGGCTGGATCCGCGCCTTCCTCGCCATTTCCGTCCTGTACCTGACGACGTCCGCGTTCACCCTCGCCAAGGTGGTCAGGGACAAGCAGGAGGCGGGTCAGCTCGTCAGCCGCGTCGACCAGGCCCGCCTGGAGAAGATCCTCGCCGAACACGACCCGTTCAAGCCGGTGGTCTGACCGCCGTCCTAAGCGCTTGCTCACCGTCAGGGGTATGGTGTCCCTCCCGACCGGCGGAAGGAGTGGGCGATGAGCACGGCGGAGCAGACCGAGGGCGATGACCTGCCATGGGGCGAGGTCACGCCTGATGCGGCGCGGCGGCTGCTGGTCGCCGCCGTCGAGGCCTTCGCCGAGCGCGGGTACCACGCGACCACGACGCGGGACATCGCGGGCCGCGCCGGCATGAGCCCCGCGGCGCTCTACATCCACTACAAGACCAAGGAAGAGCTGCTCCACCGCATCAGCCGGATCGGCCACGACAAGGCGCTGCGGCTCCTGCGCGACGCGGCCGACCGTCCGGGCACCGCGGCGGAGCGGCTCGCCGACGCCGTACGGTCCTTCGTGCGTTGGCACGCCGACCATCACACCACCGCCCGCGTCGTCCAGTACGAGCTGGACGC
This Streptomyces sp. NBC_01283 DNA region includes the following protein-coding sequences:
- a CDS encoding TetR/AcrR family transcriptional regulator; this encodes MARPRKPLLSRERIVETARALVDAEGLAAVSTRRLAAELGVSGPSLYNHFRTKDEILEAVADSVSAQVDLSMFEAADERDWRTALHDWAVSYRAALTLHPNIVPVLAGGPGRRPAGLRLADAVFGAMVDAGWPAGQATSIGALMRYFIMGSALGSFAGGFVDDETAYDPADYPHLGQAHLLAERQQKIDERAFETGLRALLDGLALQYAQVAAPTA
- a CDS encoding acyl-CoA dehydrogenase family protein: MNLELSEEQSAVRQLAKDFVAREIAPHVIEWDRAESVDRSIVKKLGEVGFLGLTVGEEYGGSGGDHLAYCLVTEELGRGDSSVRGIVSVSLGLVAKTIASWGNEEQKRQWLPGLTSGELVGCFGLTEPGTGSDAGNLATKAVREGGDFVINGSKTFITNGTWADVVLLFARTNDAPGHKGVSAFLVPTDTPGLTRRTIHGKLGLRGQATAELVLQDVRVPASAMMAPEGKGFSVAMSALAKGRMSVAAGCVGIAQAALDAAVTYATEREQFGKAIAGHQLVQELISDIAVDVDAARLLTWRVADLIDRGQPFTTESSKAKLFASEAAVRAANNALQVFGGYGYIDEYPAGKLLRDARVMTLYEGTSQIQKLVIGRALTGVSAF
- a CDS encoding YiaA/YiaB family inner membrane protein, translating into MSETPVKQQSTTAYYGQAVASFAVALGATAVGIYSLDVSGWIRAFLAISVLYLTTSAFTLAKVVRDKQEAGQLVSRVDQARLEKILAEHDPFKPVV
- a CDS encoding TetR/AcrR family transcriptional regulator, which encodes MSTAEQTEGDDLPWGEVTPDAARRLLVAAVEAFAERGYHATTTRDIAGRAGMSPAALYIHYKTKEELLHRISRIGHDKALRLLRDAADRPGTAAERLADAVRSFVRWHADHHTTARVVQYELDALGEEHRTEIVALRRQSDAAVRDMINDGVRDGEFDVPDVPGTTLAVLSLCIDVARWFNVAGHRTPDEVGALYADLVLRMVGARAQAS